GGACAAAAACGACTTTTAAGTCCTTTTGTTTCATTTTTTTATCGGGATTTGGGCCAGGACCCGTGAAGATGCGACCCCCCCTCTAGTTTCCTAATCAGACAGTTATCGTAGTGCCGTCAAATTTGGTGAAGGTGAAGCCATTGAAGTTCTCATTATAGGTGAGTCTTTGATCTCTCAGGATGCCAATTGCGATGGCTTCGCCCAGCATCAATGAGTCGACATAGTCAGAGCGCCAGTGGATGCCGGCGAAATTTCGACCAATAGCGATGTTGGCTGCAAGCTTGTTCAGTTCACCGCCCACCGTGAGATCAGGTCCGGTGTATGGA
This window of the Thermodesulfobacteriota bacterium genome carries:
- a CDS encoding phosphoesterase encodes the protein PYTGPDLTVGGELNKLAANIAIGRNFAGIHWRSDYVDSLMLGEAIAIGILRDQRLTYNENFNGFTFTKFDGTTITV